In Rosa chinensis cultivar Old Blush chromosome 1, RchiOBHm-V2, whole genome shotgun sequence, a genomic segment contains:
- the LOC112176703 gene encoding laccase-12, with amino-acid sequence MEALNSIFLLGLCLLFASSAMSTLADPKAHHHEFVIQATPVKRLCKTHNTITVNGQFPGPTLEVNNGDTLVVKVTNKARYNVTIHWHGIRQMRTGWADGPEFVTQCPIRPGGSYTYRFTIQGQEGTLWWHAHSSWLRATVYGALIIHPKQGDSYPFTKPNRQATLLLGEWWDGNPIDVVRRATRTGAAPNVSNAYTINGQPGDLYSCSSKGTVIVPIDSGETNLLRVINAALNQPLFFSVANHKLTVVSADASYTKPFTTKVLMLGPGQTTDVLITGDQPPSRYYLAASAYFSAQNAAFDNTTTTAILEYKSIRCNTTSCKKGKTVIKPTMPKLPAFNDTNTASAFTKSFRSPRKVEVPTEIDENLFFTIGLGLNKCPKHFRSRRCQGPNGTRFTASMNNVSFVLPNNMSILQAYQQNIPGVYTSDFPANPPRKFDYTGNVSRSLWQPSSGTKGYKLKYGSRVQVVLQDTSIVTPEDHPIHLHGYDFYILAEGFGNFNPKTDTKMFNLVDPPLRNTVAVPANGWAVIRFVADNPGAWMMHCHLDVHINWGLAMVFLVDNGVGELQSIEPPPADYPLCS; translated from the exons ATGGAGGCACTCAATAGCATTTTCCTACTAGGCCTTTGCCTTCTCTTTGCTTCATCGGCAATGTCGACCTTGGCCGATCCCAAAGCTCACCACCATGAATTTGTT ATCCAAGCAACACCAGTGAAGAGGCTGTGCAAGACCCACAATACCATCACAGTGAATGGACAGTTCCCTGGACCAACCTTGGAAGTAAACAATGGCGACACTCTGGTCGTCAAAGTCACTAACAAAGCTCGATATAATGTCACCATTCACTG GCATGGCATTCGGCAAATGAGAACCGGATGGGCGGATGGCCCCGAGTTTGTTACTCAATGTCCTATTAGACCAGGAGGGAGTTACACCTACCGGTTTACAATCCAAGGTCAAGAAGGTACTCTCTGGTGGCACGCTCATAGCTCATGGCTTAGAGCCACCGTGTATGGAGCACTTATTATTCATCCGAAACAAGGAGACTCGTATCCATTCACTAAACCGAATCGTCAAGCAACACTTCTTCTTGGTGAGTGGTGGGATGGTAACCCTATTGACGTGGTGAGGAGGGCGACTCGTACGGGAGCAGCTCCAAATGTTTCTAACGCATATACCATTAACGGTCAACCCGGAGATCTTTACAGTTGCTCCAGCAAAG GCACCGTCATAGTTCCAATAGACTCTGGTGAGACCAACCTACTGAGAGTGATAAACGCCGCCCTCAACCAACCTCTTTTCTTCTCCGTCGCCAACCATAAACTGACTGTGGTTAGTGCTGATGCCTCGTACACCAAGCCTTTCACCACCAAAGTTCTCATGCTAGGCCCAGGCCAGACTACTGATGTTTTAATCACCGGGGACCAGCCACCATCTCGATACTACTTGGCGGCGAGTGCCTATTTCAGTGCACAAAATGCTGCATTTgacaacaccaccaccacagcCATTCTTGAATACAAGTCCATTCGTTGCAACACTACAAGTTGCAAAAAGGGTAAAACAGTAATTAAACCCACAATGCCAAAGCTGCCAGCTTTCAATGACACAAACACTGCATCTGCCTTCACTAAGAGCTTCAGAAGCCCTAGAAAAGTCGAAGTCCCAACTGAAATCGACGAGAACCTCTTCTTCACAATCGGTCTCGGACTCAACAAATGCCCTAAGCACTTTCGATCTAGAAGATGCCAAGGCCCCAATGGCACGCGCTTCACTGCTAGCATGAACAATGTCTCATTTGTGCTTCCGAACAACATGTCAATTCTCCAAGCTTACCAGCAAAACATTCCTGGAGTATACACTAGTGATTTTCCAGCCAACCCGCCACGGAAATTTGATTACACTGGGAATGTCAGCCGCTCGCTTTGGCAACCGAGTTCTGGAACAAAGGGATACAAGTTGAAGTACGGGTCTAGAGTGCAGGTGGTGTTACAAGACACAAGTATTGTCACACCCGAGGACCATCCCATTCATCTCCATGGTTATGATTTCTACATCCTTGCAGAGGGTTTCGGAAATTTCAACCCCAAGACTGATACTAAAATGTTTAATCTTGTTGATCCACCTCTAAGGAACACGGTCGCGGTGCCCGCAAATGGTTGGGCAGTCATCAGATTTGTAGCTGACAATCCAG GTGCTTGGATGATGCATTGTCACTTGGATGTTCATATCAACTGGGGTTTAGCCATGGTTTTCTTGGTGGACAATGGAGTTGGGGAGCTGCAATCAATAGAGCCACCACCAGCGGATTATCCTCTGTGTTCTTAA